A part of Brassica rapa cultivar Chiifu-401-42 chromosome A05, CAAS_Brap_v3.01, whole genome shotgun sequence genomic DNA contains:
- the LOC103868971 gene encoding putative cysteine-rich repeat secretory protein 17 encodes MYSSSSTVPKRVILIHVLAIQLLLINSELSLNTTNAYLNHKCLVSQGKYKPGSKYEQRLKFIIKRFYSVSNKGYQGFGDSTLSAIIQCRGDSYGPKCHDCFATAFAALRRRCPWYKGRIIWYDQCLLSIDAKYSIGQIDYNNNFCMSNAKKLGGDAFAFIITWNTFMDNLTTLAVDNNTNKLTPFYSAGKTWFKGDMLYGMVQCTIDLNPNACWECMVFNSIHFQHCLNDKRGARFMSRSCTFRFEFYPFLAKHVQSI; translated from the exons aTGTATTCTTCATCGTCGACTGTACCAAAACGCGTCATTTTGATCCATGTCTTGGCGATACAACTTCTCCTTATAAACAGCGAATTGTCCTTAAACACAACCAATGCGTATCTCAACCACAAATGCTTGGTTAGTCAAGGAAAATACAAGCCGGGAAGTAAGTACGAGCAACGCTTAAAATTTATCATCAAAAGGTTCTATTCGGTCAGTAACAAAGGTTACCAAGGGTTCGGCGATTCTACTTTATCCGCTATCATCCAGTGCCGCGGCGACTCCTACGGGCCCAAGTGCCACGACTGCTTTGCCACCGCCTTCGCTGCT CTTCGCAGGAGATGTCCGTGGTACAAGGGGAGGATAATATGGTATGACCAATGTCTTCTCTCGATTGATGCCAAATATTCTATTGGGCAGATCGATtacaacaataatttttgtatgtCCAACGCTAAGAAGTTGGGAGGAGATGCATTCGCGTTTATAATAACTTGGAATACTTTCATGGACAATCTGACGACTTTAGCTGTTGATAATAACACTAACAAGTTAACACCATTCTACTCTGCGGGGAAGACGTGGTTTAAGGGTGATATGTTGTATGGAATGGTGCAGTGTACGATAGATTTAAACCCAAACGCTTGTTGGGAGTGTATGGTATTTAATAGCATACATTTTCAACATTGCTTGAATGATAAACGAGGAGCGAGATTTATGAGTAGGAGCTGTACTTTTAGGTTTGAGTTTTACCCTTTTCTTGCCAAGCATGTCCAAAGTATTTAA